A genomic stretch from Polyangium spumosum includes:
- a CDS encoding PilZ domain-containing protein — protein sequence MNESDRPPVEHASRKDERVTINKEFESYDSFINEYVSNISRTGVFVRSKTPLEVGTQVNLRFTVIMDDIETIEGVGEVVRVHDDPPGMGVVFTELSEESKRIVDRLLAAQANKE from the coding sequence ATGAACGAGAGCGACCGTCCTCCTGTTGAACATGCCTCGCGCAAGGACGAGCGCGTCACGATCAACAAGGAGTTCGAGAGCTACGACTCGTTCATCAACGAGTACGTGTCGAACATCTCCCGCACGGGCGTGTTCGTCCGCTCGAAGACCCCGCTCGAGGTCGGCACCCAGGTCAACCTGCGCTTCACCGTGATCATGGACGACATCGAGACGATCGAGGGCGTCGGCGAGGTCGTTCGCGTGCACGACGATCCGCCCGGCATGGGCGTCGTGTTCACGGAGCTCAGCGAGGAGTCGAAGCGGATCGTCGATCGGCTGCTCGCCGCGCAGGCCAACAAAGAGTAA
- the ribB gene encoding 3,4-dihydroxy-2-butanone-4-phosphate synthase yields MPHRLTIDSAVLSRVNRALDEIRNGRMVILVDDEDRENEGDLCMAAERVTPEAINFMAKHGRGLICLTLEEEQVDRLELPMMSAPGRGGPPLGTAFTVSIEARTGVTTGISAADRARTIQVAIQPDARPSDLVTPGHVFPLRARRGGVLVRTGQTEGSVDIARLAGQRAAGVICEIMNDDGTMARMPDLEKFAAQHELVILSVADLIQYRLQKERLVRRVSERQMRLDLTGTTWTAAVYEIIGEARQFLALVKGTVDGSKPVLCRVHAGALVADLFSSTPFEGGSNLREAISLIEKAGEGVVLYIPPRLDLAAELDTKGRAASPDARAPQQALREFGLGAQVLADLGCQKLRLLTNSQTKIAGLDGFGLEVVERVPLVSMQGEA; encoded by the coding sequence ATGCCGCATCGACTGACGATCGATTCTGCCGTCCTCAGCCGCGTGAACCGCGCGCTCGACGAGATCCGCAACGGTCGGATGGTCATCCTCGTCGACGACGAGGACCGCGAGAACGAGGGCGACCTCTGCATGGCCGCCGAGCGCGTGACGCCGGAGGCGATCAACTTCATGGCCAAGCACGGCCGCGGCCTCATCTGCCTCACGCTCGAGGAGGAGCAGGTCGACAGGCTGGAGCTGCCGATGATGAGCGCGCCGGGGCGCGGCGGTCCTCCGCTCGGGACGGCGTTCACCGTGAGCATCGAGGCGCGCACGGGCGTGACCACGGGCATCAGCGCGGCCGATCGGGCGCGGACGATCCAGGTCGCGATCCAGCCGGACGCGCGGCCTTCGGACCTCGTCACGCCGGGGCACGTGTTCCCCCTGCGCGCGCGGCGCGGCGGCGTGCTTGTTCGGACCGGACAAACCGAGGGTTCGGTGGACATCGCGCGGCTCGCGGGGCAGCGGGCCGCGGGCGTGATCTGCGAGATCATGAACGACGACGGCACGATGGCGCGCATGCCGGACCTCGAGAAGTTCGCGGCGCAGCACGAGCTCGTGATCCTGTCGGTCGCGGACCTCATCCAGTACCGCCTGCAGAAGGAGCGGCTCGTGCGGCGCGTGTCGGAGCGGCAGATGCGGCTCGATCTGACGGGCACGACGTGGACGGCGGCGGTCTACGAGATCATCGGCGAGGCGCGGCAGTTCCTCGCGCTCGTGAAGGGCACGGTGGACGGCTCGAAGCCCGTGCTCTGCCGCGTGCACGCGGGCGCGCTCGTGGCCGATCTCTTCAGCTCGACGCCGTTCGAGGGGGGATCGAACCTGCGCGAGGCGATCTCGCTGATCGAGAAGGCCGGCGAGGGCGTGGTGCTCTACATCCCGCCGCGGCTCGATCTCGCGGCCGAGCTCGATACGAAGGGGCGCGCGGCGTCGCCGGACGCGCGCGCGCCGCAACAAGCGCTGCGCGAGTTCGGGCTCGGCGCGCAGGTGCTCGCGGACCTCGGCTGCCAGAAGCTGCGGCTCTTGACGAACAGCCAGACGAAGATCGCGGGGCTCGACGGGTTCGGCCTCGAGGTGGTCGAGCGCGTGCCGCTCGTGTCGATGCAGGGCGAGGCTTGA
- the pyrH gene encoding UMP kinase produces the protein MVLKISGEALCGEGNFGIHPDTLQRVAAEIAELSSLGVQIGIVVGGGNIFRGLKGASQGMDRSQSDYMGMLATVINSLALQDALEKHGVPTRVMTAIEIRQVAEPYIRRRAMRHLEKGSVVIFAAGTGNPFFSTDTAAALRAMEIQAQALFKATKVEGIYDRDPASHANAQMFTKLSYDRFLVDRIGVMDSTAVTLCRENKLPIRVFKLTTRGNILRVCKGENIGTVVEA, from the coding sequence ATCGTCCTCAAGATCAGCGGCGAGGCCCTGTGCGGCGAGGGCAACTTCGGCATCCACCCCGACACGCTCCAGCGCGTCGCGGCCGAGATCGCGGAGCTGTCGAGCCTCGGCGTGCAGATCGGCATCGTCGTCGGCGGCGGCAACATCTTCCGCGGCTTGAAGGGCGCGAGCCAGGGCATGGATCGCTCCCAGAGCGACTACATGGGCATGCTCGCCACGGTCATCAACTCGCTCGCGCTCCAGGACGCGCTCGAGAAACACGGCGTCCCCACGCGCGTGATGACGGCGATCGAGATCCGCCAGGTCGCCGAGCCCTACATCCGGCGCCGCGCGATGCGCCACCTGGAGAAGGGCAGCGTCGTCATCTTCGCGGCTGGCACGGGCAACCCGTTTTTCTCGACGGACACCGCCGCGGCGCTCCGGGCCATGGAGATCCAGGCGCAGGCCCTCTTCAAGGCCACCAAGGTCGAGGGCATCTACGACCGCGATCCGGCGTCCCACGCGAACGCGCAGATGTTCACGAAGCTCTCGTACGACCGCTTCCTCGTCGATCGCATCGGCGTGATGGACTCGACCGCCGTCACCCTCTGCCGCGAGAACAAGCTCCCGATTCGCGTCTTCAAGTTGACGACCCGCGGGAACATCCTGCGCGTCTGCAAAGGCGAGAACATCGGCACCGTCGTCGAGGCGTGA
- a CDS encoding bifunctional serine/threonine-protein kinase/formylglycine-generating enzyme family protein — translation MKPAPTCEALASAQPIARGEAPSFEETEGHAPTLPDGGDRYRIVERLGIGGTGVVYAAEDRAASRLVALKTRKLDGDDPDDSAGLFLHEARVAAQLEHPNIVPVYDVGRLPDGRPYYTMRIVKQQSLHDVLALPELRPKWPLARLASAFVQISRALAYAHRRGVVHRDIKPENILLGDEGEVYLSDWGNARMLTGIEPTSPLSLPDDDPFFIRGEGGYPSGLSGTPGYIAPEQIRGERAGIDHRTDIFALGVVLYEMLTGEHPFDAPTVLGVILATQTRDPKPPRAISPSCPLLLEDLCLAMLSKDPAKRPACAERVAGGAEAFLEGARERDRRRAEARSLCELAREPAQRDKALRLERAGLDVEARRLLADVKSYDPIDRKRPAWAVEDRAAAVEREQARAMAEAIDLYTKALAYDPDLEEARSGLADLYWARAQAADAERRHASRIYYEALVSEFDVGSYAALLRADACLAIETNPPGARVLAYRYVEKDRVLVPSEERYLGRTPVAEVRLSPGSYLLVLRRPGFRDVRYPVLLRRGERHEAAVNLYTEEEIGEGFVYVPGGSFIAGGDDDAPDSLARTEPVVADFAISRFPVTFRQYCDFLDRIEDRSHALALMRAPRDFRGTEGYVVRRGEHGQWEPIPGLIEGEARKAFPHEAGHLMDVPVLLVDWFDAAAYCAFHSEREGFEIRLPTELEWEKAARGTDGRIHPWGDPFDPTFCLMRASRPYLPQPEPVGTFPLDASPYGVRDMAGGVREWVGDVHGERTWSETSAEPEPIPGAVRDASEWRVIRSGGWSTTHEYIRSAARTRFFALTRATHLGFRVAHDLPRRR, via the coding sequence ATGAAGCCTGCCCCGACCTGCGAGGCTCTAGCGTCGGCACAGCCGATCGCCAGAGGCGAAGCGCCCTCGTTCGAGGAGACGGAGGGCCACGCGCCCACGCTCCCTGACGGAGGAGATCGGTACCGCATCGTCGAGCGCCTCGGCATCGGCGGCACGGGCGTGGTCTACGCCGCCGAGGACCGCGCAGCGAGCCGCCTCGTCGCCCTCAAGACGCGGAAGCTCGACGGCGACGATCCGGACGACAGCGCCGGCTTGTTCCTCCACGAGGCCCGCGTCGCCGCGCAGCTCGAGCACCCGAACATCGTCCCCGTCTACGACGTCGGCCGCCTGCCCGACGGGCGGCCCTACTACACGATGCGCATCGTCAAGCAGCAGAGCCTGCACGACGTGCTCGCGTTGCCCGAGCTGCGCCCGAAATGGCCGCTCGCGCGCCTCGCCTCCGCGTTCGTCCAGATCTCGCGCGCCCTCGCCTACGCCCACCGCCGCGGCGTCGTGCATCGCGACATCAAGCCCGAGAACATCCTGCTCGGCGACGAGGGCGAGGTCTACCTGAGCGACTGGGGCAACGCGCGCATGCTCACGGGCATCGAGCCCACCTCGCCGCTCTCGCTGCCCGACGACGATCCCTTCTTCATCCGCGGCGAGGGCGGCTACCCGAGCGGTTTGTCCGGGACCCCGGGCTACATCGCCCCCGAGCAGATCCGCGGCGAGCGCGCGGGCATCGATCACCGCACCGACATCTTCGCGCTCGGCGTGGTGCTCTACGAGATGCTCACGGGCGAGCACCCCTTCGACGCGCCCACCGTGCTCGGCGTGATCCTCGCGACGCAGACGCGTGATCCGAAGCCGCCTCGCGCCATCAGCCCGAGCTGCCCGCTGCTGCTCGAAGACCTCTGCCTCGCCATGCTCTCGAAGGATCCGGCGAAGCGGCCCGCGTGCGCCGAGCGCGTCGCCGGCGGCGCCGAGGCCTTCCTCGAAGGCGCGAGGGAGCGAGATCGCCGGAGGGCCGAAGCGCGCTCTCTCTGCGAGCTCGCGCGCGAGCCGGCGCAACGCGACAAGGCCCTGCGCCTCGAGCGCGCGGGGCTCGACGTCGAGGCGAGGCGCCTGCTCGCGGACGTGAAGAGCTACGATCCCATCGATCGCAAGCGCCCCGCGTGGGCCGTCGAGGATCGCGCCGCCGCCGTCGAGCGCGAGCAGGCGCGCGCCATGGCCGAGGCGATCGACCTCTACACGAAGGCGCTCGCCTACGATCCCGACCTCGAAGAGGCGCGCTCCGGCCTCGCCGATCTCTACTGGGCCCGCGCCCAGGCCGCCGACGCCGAGCGACGCCACGCGAGCCGCATCTACTACGAGGCCCTCGTCTCCGAGTTCGACGTCGGCAGCTACGCCGCGCTCCTGCGCGCAGACGCCTGCCTCGCCATCGAGACGAACCCGCCCGGCGCGCGCGTGCTCGCGTATCGTTACGTCGAGAAGGATCGTGTCCTCGTCCCGAGCGAAGAGCGCTACCTCGGCCGCACCCCCGTCGCCGAGGTCCGCCTCTCGCCGGGCAGCTACCTCCTCGTCCTGCGTCGCCCGGGCTTTCGCGACGTCCGTTACCCCGTCCTGCTCCGCCGCGGCGAACGCCACGAGGCCGCCGTCAACCTCTACACCGAGGAGGAGATCGGCGAGGGCTTCGTCTACGTCCCCGGCGGCTCGTTCATCGCGGGCGGCGACGACGACGCGCCCGACTCGCTCGCGCGCACGGAGCCCGTCGTCGCCGACTTCGCCATCTCGCGTTTCCCCGTCACCTTCCGGCAGTACTGCGACTTCCTCGACCGCATCGAGGATCGCTCGCACGCCCTCGCGCTCATGCGCGCCCCGCGCGACTTCCGCGGCACCGAGGGCTACGTCGTGCGCCGCGGCGAACACGGCCAGTGGGAGCCGATCCCCGGCCTCATCGAGGGCGAGGCGCGCAAGGCCTTCCCGCACGAAGCGGGGCACCTCATGGACGTCCCCGTCCTGCTCGTCGACTGGTTCGACGCCGCTGCCTATTGCGCCTTCCACAGCGAGCGCGAGGGCTTCGAGATCCGGCTGCCCACGGAGCTCGAGTGGGAGAAGGCCGCGCGTGGCACCGACGGCCGCATCCATCCCTGGGGGGATCCTTTCGACCCCACCTTCTGCCTCATGCGCGCCTCGCGCCCCTACCTCCCGCAGCCCGAGCCCGTCGGCACCTTCCCGCTCGACGCGTCTCCGTACGGCGTGCGCGACATGGCCGGCGGCGTACGCGAGTGGGTCGGCGACGTGCACGGCGAGCGCACGTGGTCCGAGACGAGCGCCGAGCCCGAGCCCATCCCCGGCGCCGTGCGCGACGCCTCCGAGTGGCGCGTCATCCGCTCGGGCGGCTGGTCCACCACGCACGAGTACATCCGCAGCGCCGCGCGCACCCGCTTCTTCGCCCTCACCCGCGCGACGCACCTCGGCTTCCGCGTCGCGCACGACCTGCCGCGCAGGCGCTGA
- a CDS encoding Rne/Rng family ribonuclease, with protein sequence MGKNLLVINVDIRETRVALIENGIIAELHIERDAQKGTLGNIYLGRVSRVLPGMQAAFIDIGLERAAFLHVEDLIRPDDFDAYLAGRHTHSSAHEEEERPALVAPPEITAHIAEEAVRNERDVSISLPTALDVMAAPSAEEVYEEGEEEPSAEAQSAEEPASDEPSSEEPVAEEDATAEPAFEVGEVASDEVRAEDEAESEDEAESADEGEQEEALAADEGAEAPAAEVKAEGGEAVEVSPTEPRGGRSRRGRGQRGRVRRSGRTRDRATAAVTAAVAAAPVKEAPKEAAREARAPKEGRSRDRSEKGRGRDGGGRGGRDRGGERATTKRAGGHHEPMRVSKTTPIREVIREGQEVLVQVSKEPIGTKGARVTSHVSLPGRYVVYLPTVDHVGISKRIGSEKERSRLREAIESMKPPQGGLIVRTVAEGLTKKQLKSDVGYLVRLWGEVVKKRESVVRGPACLYTELDLVLKTARDLFTDDIEKIVIDSREEYVRLKRFMEMFMPERVDAVELYEGEEPIFDAYGIEDEIQRALSRKVPLTSGGHLIIDQAEALTAIDVNTGKFVGKGSRDLEETILTTNLEAVEEIAYQLRFRNIGGLIILDLIDMERAGNREKVRKRLEELLSRDKAKTTFNRISELGLIEMTRKRTRESLGRIMLEPCFYCDGTGQLQSKQSIAYEILRQIRRERMNLPGYVVIVNAHPAIVDLLKNDERVAVQEAERLFTRRIELVPRKEYHLEQFDLLGR encoded by the coding sequence ATGGGTAAGAATCTCCTCGTCATCAACGTCGACATCCGCGAGACGCGAGTCGCCCTCATCGAAAACGGGATCATCGCCGAGCTGCACATCGAGCGAGATGCGCAGAAGGGGACCCTCGGGAACATCTATCTCGGCAGGGTCAGCCGCGTTCTCCCGGGCATGCAGGCCGCGTTCATCGACATCGGCCTCGAACGCGCGGCCTTCCTGCACGTCGAGGATCTGATCCGTCCGGACGATTTCGACGCGTATCTCGCGGGTCGGCACACACACAGCTCGGCGCACGAAGAAGAAGAGCGCCCGGCGCTCGTGGCTCCGCCCGAGATCACCGCGCACATCGCCGAAGAGGCCGTGCGCAACGAGCGCGACGTCTCGATCTCGTTGCCGACCGCGCTCGACGTGATGGCCGCGCCGAGCGCCGAAGAGGTCTACGAAGAGGGCGAGGAAGAGCCGTCCGCCGAGGCCCAGAGCGCCGAGGAGCCGGCCTCGGACGAACCCAGCTCGGAGGAGCCCGTCGCGGAAGAAGACGCCACCGCCGAGCCTGCGTTCGAGGTCGGCGAGGTCGCTTCGGACGAGGTGCGCGCCGAGGACGAAGCGGAGTCCGAGGACGAAGCGGAGTCCGCGGACGAAGGTGAGCAAGAGGAAGCTCTCGCGGCCGACGAGGGCGCGGAGGCGCCGGCGGCCGAGGTGAAGGCCGAGGGCGGCGAGGCCGTCGAGGTCTCGCCGACGGAGCCGCGTGGGGGTCGTTCGCGGCGCGGGCGTGGGCAGCGTGGTCGCGTGCGTCGGTCCGGACGAACCCGCGATCGTGCAACCGCAGCCGTGACGGCGGCCGTGGCGGCGGCGCCGGTGAAGGAAGCGCCCAAGGAGGCCGCGCGCGAGGCGAGGGCGCCGAAGGAAGGGCGCAGCCGGGACCGCAGCGAGAAGGGTCGCGGCCGGGATGGCGGCGGCCGCGGCGGTCGTGATCGCGGAGGCGAGCGGGCGACGACGAAGCGCGCGGGTGGTCATCACGAGCCGATGCGCGTCTCGAAGACGACGCCGATCCGCGAGGTGATCCGCGAGGGCCAGGAGGTCCTCGTGCAGGTCTCGAAGGAGCCGATCGGGACGAAGGGCGCGCGCGTGACGAGCCACGTGTCCTTGCCGGGCCGGTACGTCGTGTACCTGCCGACGGTCGATCACGTGGGCATCTCGAAGCGCATCGGCTCGGAGAAGGAGCGCTCGCGGCTGCGCGAGGCGATCGAGTCGATGAAGCCGCCGCAGGGCGGGCTCATCGTGCGCACGGTGGCCGAGGGCCTGACGAAGAAGCAGCTCAAGAGCGACGTGGGCTACCTCGTCCGGCTCTGGGGCGAGGTCGTGAAGAAGCGCGAGAGCGTGGTGCGCGGCCCGGCCTGCCTCTACACGGAGCTCGATCTCGTGCTGAAGACGGCGCGGGATCTGTTCACGGACGACATCGAGAAGATCGTGATCGACAGCCGCGAGGAGTACGTGCGGCTGAAGCGCTTCATGGAGATGTTCATGCCGGAGCGCGTGGACGCCGTGGAGCTCTACGAGGGCGAGGAGCCGATCTTCGACGCGTACGGCATCGAGGACGAGATCCAGCGCGCCTTGTCGCGCAAGGTCCCGCTGACCTCGGGCGGCCACCTGATCATCGACCAGGCCGAGGCGCTCACGGCGATCGACGTGAACACCGGAAAGTTTGTGGGCAAAGGATCGAGGGATCTCGAGGAGACGATCCTCACGACGAACCTCGAGGCGGTCGAGGAGATCGCCTACCAGCTCCGCTTCCGCAACATCGGCGGCCTCATCATCCTCGACCTCATCGACATGGAGCGGGCGGGCAACCGCGAGAAGGTGCGCAAGCGCCTGGAGGAGCTCCTTTCGCGGGACAAGGCGAAGACCACGTTCAACCGGATCTCGGAGCTCGGCCTCATCGAGATGACCCGCAAGCGCACGCGGGAGAGCCTCGGGCGCATCATGCTCGAGCCTTGCTTCTACTGCGACGGCACCGGGCAGCTCCAGTCGAAGCAGAGCATCGCGTACGAGATCTTGCGGCAGATCCGGCGCGAGCGCATGAACCTGCCGGGCTACGTGGTGATCGTCAACGCGCACCCGGCGATCGTCGACCTCCTGAAGAACGACGAGCGCGTCGCCGTGCAAGAGGCCGAGCGGCTGTTCACGCGACGGATCGAGCTCGTCCCGCGCAAGGAATACCACCTCGAACAGTTCGACCTGCTGGGCAGATGA
- the ribE gene encoding 6,7-dimethyl-8-ribityllumazine synthase: MSTNGERGTPRTVEGHLVVPAGAKFALVVSRFNHFIVDRLVEGALDAITRHGGSNGDVTIVRVPGAWEIPVVVRRLAEKSRVSAIVALGAVIRGSTPHFEYVASEVTKGIAQVSLQTGVPVTFGVLTTDTIEQAVERAGTKAGNKGWEAAVSAIEMVSLASALDGAGL, translated from the coding sequence ATGAGCACCAACGGTGAGCGCGGCACTCCGCGCACGGTCGAGGGCCACCTGGTCGTCCCGGCGGGGGCGAAGTTCGCCCTCGTCGTGAGCCGGTTCAATCACTTCATCGTCGACCGGCTGGTCGAGGGCGCGCTCGACGCGATCACGCGGCACGGAGGCTCGAACGGCGACGTGACGATCGTGCGCGTGCCGGGCGCGTGGGAGATCCCCGTCGTGGTCCGGAGGCTCGCGGAGAAGAGCCGCGTGAGCGCGATCGTGGCGCTCGGCGCGGTGATCCGCGGCTCGACGCCGCACTTCGAGTACGTGGCGTCCGAGGTGACGAAGGGGATCGCGCAGGTCTCCTTGCAGACGGGCGTGCCCGTGACGTTTGGCGTCCTGACGACCGACACGATCGAGCAGGCGGTCGAGCGGGCCGGCACGAAGGCCGGTAACAAGGGCTGGGAGGCCGCCGTGAGCGCGATCGAGATGGTCTCGCTCGCCTCGGCCCTCGACGGCGCCGGGCTTTAG
- a CDS encoding peptidylprolyl isomerase: protein MLVRRALSSLFVAAIVALSAGCNDKAVAPPAADAAAPAAGLSPEQATRTLAKVGDRVITLGDFAATLERMDQFDRLRYQTKERRKELLDEIIDVELLAAEAKRRGLDKQPETEEAIRQILRDAILADARKGLPAPGEIPPAEVRAYYEAHVEQFREPERRRVAAIVLSDRKTAARVLEDATKIKTAAEWGELFQKHSMTAPKVKDPNTSLDLAGDLGVVGAPDDPRGKNPKIPEPIRAAVFKIPSVGSVLDEIVEAEGRFYVVRMNGITAAHSRTLQEADRSIRVKLLQQKIQEREKALEADLRKKFPVEIDDAALGKVKLPEGVKPYEGKGADPWTLPGQEAADGGAGDAGSK from the coding sequence ATGCTGGTCCGGCGCGCGCTCTCGTCCCTGTTCGTCGCGGCAATCGTCGCGCTCTCCGCGGGCTGCAACGACAAGGCCGTGGCGCCCCCCGCTGCCGACGCAGCGGCGCCCGCGGCAGGTCTGTCGCCCGAGCAAGCCACGCGTACGCTGGCGAAGGTCGGCGACCGCGTGATCACGCTCGGCGATTTCGCCGCGACGCTCGAGCGGATGGATCAGTTCGACAGGCTCCGCTACCAGACGAAGGAGCGTCGAAAAGAGCTGCTCGACGAGATCATCGACGTCGAGCTGCTCGCCGCCGAAGCCAAGCGCCGCGGGCTCGACAAGCAGCCGGAGACGGAGGAGGCGATCCGGCAGATCCTGCGCGACGCGATCCTCGCCGACGCACGCAAAGGCCTGCCCGCGCCGGGCGAGATCCCGCCGGCCGAGGTGCGCGCGTACTACGAGGCGCACGTGGAGCAGTTCCGCGAGCCGGAGCGGCGTCGCGTGGCGGCGATCGTGCTGTCGGATCGGAAGACGGCGGCGCGCGTGCTCGAGGACGCGACGAAGATCAAGACAGCAGCCGAGTGGGGCGAGCTCTTCCAGAAGCACTCGATGACGGCGCCGAAGGTGAAGGATCCGAACACGTCGCTCGACCTCGCCGGTGATCTCGGCGTGGTGGGCGCGCCGGACGATCCGCGCGGCAAGAACCCGAAGATCCCCGAGCCGATCCGCGCGGCGGTCTTCAAGATCCCGAGCGTGGGCTCAGTGCTCGACGAGATCGTGGAGGCCGAGGGCCGGTTCTACGTGGTGCGGATGAACGGGATCACGGCGGCGCACAGCAGGACGCTCCAGGAGGCCGATCGGTCGATCCGCGTGAAGCTCCTGCAGCAGAAGATACAGGAGCGCGAGAAGGCGCTCGAGGCCGACCTGCGGAAGAAGTTCCCCGTGGAGATCGACGACGCGGCGCTCGGGAAGGTGAAGCTGCCCGAGGGGGTCAAGCCGTACGAGGGCAAAGGCGCGGACCCGTGGACGTTGCCCGGGCAAGAGGCCGCAGACGGCGGCGCGGGCGACGCGGGATCGAAGTAG
- a CDS encoding riboflavin synthase, with protein sequence MFTGLVETIGILRQRAGSPVARAFIECSLGPLELGESISVNGACLTVDRIRPSGFECDMSSETLARTTLGALSVGARVHLERAMKLGGRMGGHMVLGHVDGIGRVSERAPSGDATRVVVEAEGGLAPYLADKGSVAIDGVSLTINRVTDQGQGRSSRVLFEVMLVPHTLGRTNLGDLRPGQAVNLEVDVLARYVARQLSIASGARATPSSEEAPGWGGEARENDEHHHDESRDSRLLAKLRSGGFV encoded by the coding sequence ATGTTCACGGGCCTCGTCGAGACCATCGGGATCCTCCGGCAGAGGGCCGGCAGCCCCGTCGCGCGCGCGTTCATCGAGTGCTCGCTCGGGCCGCTCGAGCTCGGCGAGTCGATCAGCGTGAACGGCGCGTGCCTGACGGTGGATCGGATCCGACCGAGCGGGTTCGAGTGTGACATGTCCTCGGAGACGCTCGCGCGGACGACGCTCGGCGCGCTCTCCGTCGGCGCGCGCGTGCACCTCGAGCGGGCGATGAAGCTCGGCGGGCGGATGGGCGGGCACATGGTGCTCGGACACGTGGATGGCATCGGGCGCGTGAGCGAGCGGGCGCCGAGCGGGGACGCGACGCGGGTCGTGGTCGAGGCCGAAGGCGGGCTCGCGCCGTACCTGGCCGACAAGGGCTCGGTGGCGATCGACGGCGTCAGCCTGACGATCAACCGCGTGACGGATCAGGGGCAGGGGCGCTCGTCACGGGTGCTGTTCGAGGTCATGCTCGTGCCGCACACGCTCGGGCGGACGAACCTCGGCGATCTTCGGCCGGGGCAGGCCGTGAATCTTGAAGTCGATGTGCTCGCGCGCTACGTCGCGCGGCAGCTTTCGATCGCGAGCGGAGCGCGCGCTACGCCTTCGTCGGAAGAGGCGCCGGGGTGGGGAGGAGAGGCCAGGGAGAACGATGAGCACCACCACGACGAATCCAGGGACAGCCGCCTCCTCGCGAAGCTCCGATCGGGGGGATTCGTTTGA
- a CDS encoding acyl-CoA carboxylase subunit beta, with translation MSEQQSSRAKDAIERLDDMNRRALEGGGAARIAKQHEAGKLTARERVELLLDPGSFVELDRFVVHRCNDFDMEKTKVLGDGVVTGWGLVDGRKVCVFAQDFTVIGGSLSGAYAQKICKVMDLAMKIGAPVIGLNDSGGARIQEGVESLAGYADIFLRNTLASGVVPQISAIMGPCAGGAVYSPAITDFVLMVEGTSYMFITGPEVIKTVTNEDVTKEDLGGASAHAVKSGVCHLTAPDDRAALARVRELVSFLPSNNTEDPPRRPSTDPTDREVPELDTMVPTESSKPYDIKSVVRAVVDDGYLFEVHERYAQNIVCGFARVGGRTVGVVANQPNVLAGCLDIRASIKGARFVRFCDCFNIPLVTFVDVPGFLPGTDQEYGGIITHGAKLLYAFAEATVPKITVITRKAYGGAYDVMASKHIRADYNLAFPTAEIAVMGPDGAVNIVYRKEIQSAADPAAARARFVEEYKAKFANPYKAAELGFIDEVIHPRTLRIRLDRALELLRDKRDKNPPKKHGNIPL, from the coding sequence ATGTCCGAACAACAGAGCTCCCGCGCGAAAGACGCGATCGAACGACTCGACGACATGAACCGCCGCGCCCTCGAGGGGGGCGGCGCGGCGCGTATCGCCAAGCAACACGAGGCTGGCAAGCTCACGGCGCGCGAGCGCGTCGAGCTTTTGCTCGACCCTGGATCGTTCGTCGAGCTCGACCGCTTCGTCGTGCACCGTTGCAACGACTTCGACATGGAGAAGACGAAGGTCCTCGGCGACGGCGTGGTCACCGGCTGGGGCCTCGTCGACGGCCGCAAGGTCTGCGTCTTCGCGCAGGACTTCACGGTGATCGGCGGCTCGCTCTCCGGGGCGTACGCGCAGAAGATCTGCAAGGTGATGGACCTCGCGATGAAGATCGGCGCGCCGGTGATCGGCCTCAACGACTCCGGCGGGGCGCGTATCCAGGAGGGCGTCGAGTCGCTCGCGGGTTACGCGGACATCTTCTTGCGCAACACCCTGGCGAGCGGCGTCGTGCCGCAGATCAGCGCCATCATGGGCCCGTGCGCGGGCGGCGCGGTGTACTCGCCGGCGATCACGGACTTCGTCCTGATGGTCGAGGGGACGAGCTACATGTTCATCACGGGCCCCGAGGTCATCAAGACGGTGACCAACGAGGACGTGACCAAGGAGGACCTCGGCGGCGCCTCGGCGCACGCGGTGAAGAGCGGCGTCTGCCACCTGACGGCGCCCGACGATCGCGCGGCGCTCGCGCGCGTGCGGGAGCTCGTCTCCTTCCTGCCCTCGAACAACACCGAGGATCCGCCGCGCAGGCCCTCGACCGATCCGACGGACCGCGAGGTGCCCGAGCTCGACACGATGGTGCCGACCGAATCTTCGAAGCCGTACGACATCAAGAGCGTCGTCCGCGCGGTCGTCGACGACGGCTACCTCTTCGAGGTGCACGAGCGGTACGCGCAGAACATCGTGTGCGGCTTCGCGCGCGTCGGCGGGCGGACGGTGGGCGTCGTGGCGAACCAGCCGAACGTGCTCGCCGGTTGCCTCGACATCCGCGCGAGCATCAAGGGCGCGCGCTTCGTGCGGTTCTGCGACTGCTTCAACATCCCGCTCGTCACGTTCGTCGACGTGCCGGGCTTCTTGCCGGGCACCGATCAGGAGTACGGCGGCATCATCACGCACGGGGCGAAGCTGCTCTACGCGTTCGCCGAGGCGACGGTCCCGAAGATCACGGTGATCACGCGCAAGGCCTACGGCGGCGCGTACGACGTGATGGCCTCGAAGCACATCCGCGCGGACTACAACCTCGCCTTCCCGACGGCCGAGATCGCGGTCATGGGGCCGGACGGCGCGGTGAACATCGTCTACCGCAAGGAGATCCAGTCGGCCGCGGATCCCGCGGCGGCGCGGGCGCGCTTCGTCGAGGAGTACAAGGCGAAGTTCGCGAACCCCTACAAGGCCGCGGAGCTCGGCTTCATCGACGAGGTGATCCACCCGAGGACGCTCCGCATCCGCCTCGATCGCGCGCTCGAGCTGCTTCGTGACAAGCGCGACAAAAACCCGCCCAAGAAACACGGCAACATTCCGCTCTAG